In Castanea sativa cultivar Marrone di Chiusa Pesio chromosome 6, ASM4071231v1, a single window of DNA contains:
- the LOC142640696 gene encoding uncharacterized protein LOC142640696, with amino-acid sequence MLFQKSLVPTSEDPEGASLAWASHSSWYPDFTEQAPVLHLGQATQSSWVVAHTGLYNAGKSYACDDDDDLIDDEAEVDEVDKADDDDDEAEDEDEDEVEDNGDEFSICR; translated from the exons ATGCTCTTCCAGAAGAGCTTAGTTCCCACATCCGAGGACCCCGAAGGAGCTTCCTTAGCCTGGGCTTCACACAGCAGCTGGTATCCGGACTTTACAGAGCAAGCCCCCGTTCTGCATCTTGGCCAAGCCACACAGTCCTCTTGGGTAGTGGCACATACAG GTCTTTATAATGCTGGGAAAAgttatgcttgtgatgatgatgatgatttgaTTGATGATGAGGCTGAGGTTGATGAGGTTGATAAggctgatgatgatgatgatgaggctgaggatgaggatgaggatgaggttgAGGATAATGGTGATGAATTTTCTATATGCAGGTAA
- the LOC142640706 gene encoding arginyl-tRNA--protein transferase 1-like isoform X2 encodes MRSDGSSSSRNNSSGVESVVVDCGGHKSSCGYCKSSGRTSISHDLLDRGWRRSGSFLYKPEMERTCCPAYTIRLRAADFVHSKEQLRVSRRLQRFLYGTLDIKKPVELMKDPNTSKDSCNRADNEVLNLSTEESLSNNSEKKNEAEQILHYLSEQIDNVVQTYVKSGVFPLDIQLPKASVKKVLQAKRKLLVEESEDLQYTSNIAFQIAATIRRGQSRDNDQLRLSRHSAEQNELSPKAIAEKLASSLTQLAETSGLLIKACNGHINFYSSNKQSSSDGSVQVKTVLEEAAAGCSSKKCCLKRSSEQPPPKKRRLEIRLKRSNFDPEEFALYQKYQIKVHDDTPDRVTESSYRRFLVDTPLVFVPPTGDGTVPPCGFGSFHQQYLIDGRLVAVGVIDILPKCLSSKYLFWDPDFAFLSLGKYSALQEIGWVRENQIHCPSLKYYYLGYYIHSCSKMRYKAAYYPSELLCPLRYQWISFDIARPLLDKKPYVVLSDFANLQNGELSPPDVSDNVKEVQYDDIHQDSNDPIMCEDEEMIDHEYESLNDESDDESSGLRSVEIEDGDISNIIIGLEGSRLRYKDLQRDFDSRGRSYLETQLHRYMRLVGVELSERMVYSLGSFF; translated from the exons atgaggAGCGACGGAAGTAGCAGCAGCAGGAATAATAGCTCAGGAGTGGAAAGCGTTGTGGTCGATTGCGGAGGGCACAAAAGCTCTTGTGGCTATTGCAAATCCTCTGGTCGCACCAGTATCTCTCACG ATCTTCTTGACCGGGGATGGAGAAGATCTGGCTCCTTCTTGTACAAACCCGAGATGGAAAGAACATGCTGCCCTGCTTATACTATTCGTCTGAGGGCAGCTGATTTTGTTCATTCTAAGGAGCAACTTCGAGTGTCTAGACGATTGCAAAG GTTTTTATATGGCACGTTGGATATTAAGAAACCAGTCGAGCTAATGAAGGATCCAAATACTTCAAAGGATTCATGCAACCGCGCTGACAATGAAGTTTTAAACTTGTCCACAGAAGAATCCTTGTCCAATAACAGTGAAAAGAAGAATGAAGCAGAACAGATATTGCATTATTTGTCTGAACAAATTGACAATGTGGTACAAACATACGTGAAAAGTGGGGTATTTCCTTTGGATATTCAATTGCCAAAAGCTTCTGTCAAAAAGGTTTTACAGGCCAAAAGGAAGCTACTTGTTGAAGAATCAGAAGATCTCCAGTACACCAGCAATATTGCATTCCAAATAGCAGCCACTATAAGGCGTGGACAATCACGTGATAACGATCAGTTAAGACTATCAAGACATTCTGCAGAACAAAATGAGTTGTCTCCAAAAGCTATTGCAGAAAAACTGGCAAGTTCTTTGACTCAGCTGGCAGAAACCTCTGGTCTGTTAATCAAGGCTTGCAATGGacacataaatttttattcttctaaCAAGCAATCTTCATCAGATGGAAGTGTTCAAGTTAAAACAGTTTTGGAAGAGGCTGCAGCGGGTTGTTCAAGTAAAAAGTGTTGTTTAAAGAGGAGCTCTGAACAACCTCCGCCAAAAAAGCGGAGGCTTGAGATCCGTCTGAAAAGGTCCAATTTTGATCCAGAAGAATTTGCTTTATATCAAAAATATCAGATTAAAGTGCATGATGATACCCCAGACCGTGTCACAGAAAGCTCATACAGGAGGTTTTTGGTTGACACTCCCTTAGTATTTGTTCCTCCAACTGGTGATGGTACTGTTCCTCCTTGTGGCTTTGGTTCTTTCCATCAGCAATATTTGATTGATGGCAGGCTAGTTGCTGTTGGTGTAATAGATATCCTCCCTAAATGTTTGTCAAGTAAATATTTGTTCTGGGACCCAGACTTTGCCTTCCTATCACTGGGAAAGTACTCAGCTCTGCAAGAGATAGGTTGGGTGAGAGAGAATCAAATCCATTGCCCTAGTCTTAAATATTACTATCTTGGCTATTATATTCATTCCTGCAGCAAAATGAGATATAAAGCGGCATATTACCCATCTGAGCTTCTCTGCCCTCTTCGGTACCA GTGGAtttcttttgatattgccaGGCCTTTGCTTGATAAAAAGCCATATGTAGTCTTATCAGATTTTGCCAATTTACAAAACGGAGAGTTGTCACCACCTGATGTGTCTGACAATGTCAAGGAAGTGCAATATGATGACATTCACCAAGACTCAAATGATCCTATTATGTGTGAAGATGAAGAAATGATTGATCATGAATATGAGAGCCTCAATGATGAATCAGACGATGAAAGCAGTGGTCTTAGATCTGTTGAAATAGAAGATGGTGACATCAGTAATATCATAATTGGGCTGGAGGGTTCTCGTTTGAGATACAAG GATCTACAACGAGATTTTGATTCCCGTGGAAGGAGTTACTTGGAAACCCAATTGCATAGGTACATGAGGCTTGTAGGTGTGGAGCTGTCTGAGCGAATGGTTTATTCACTAGGATCATTTTTCTAA
- the LOC142640000 gene encoding uncharacterized protein LOC142640000, with translation MASVEGNDSIHMHNQSTQHVPQPNTEINSPNQFFLSASENPGNILVTQPLLGMKNYQSWSRAMVLALTAKKKIGFVNGKIGKLEIDSPLYEDWESCNTMVLSWLINSMHVDVSSSIMYCETAREMWLKLQRVFSQGNGPKVYNLQQEISQITQGQLSVTEYYSKFKKLWDQLIHYEPLPTCTCGAMKILSIAHEKSYVMRFLMGLNESFETVRSHILMLEPFPSMSKVYALVLQEESHKGIGHGAAFTPKPDSMAMYVNTKGNAGNRGGFKKERPLCTHCNMLGHTVDKCYKLHGYPPSYKHKGKPNFNANQVSYSQGQAVEVSSNTAAQCPISKAQCEQLLALFNSGADQGTSHHVANVSTSAAVSSILSGAPGVPTATGVPSTSLISSKMQIPALLIPCRDLAHWSTLGMGKEFNGLYLLDKTIISTPIITASGCDFHENSFPFVYVSPNLTDPFLPSIVEASCSTGNDNFVSPICISDSTPLCFDDNPVSVQLAPIDVPSHLPTSFSPIQISPSEQVPISSPPVVSVPPVPLRKSTRDVRSPAYLQDYARTTIAAGAPYDLAQCLTYSHLEPCYHSYLLAVSSSPKEPISFSQAVQDPLWRAAMDKEIQALEQNHTWDVTTLPPGKSLIGCKWVYRVKLNPDGSVERFKARLVAKGYTQREGLDFLETFSPVAKIVSVRVLLALAAARQWPLHQLDIDNAFLHGDLDEEVYMTLPPGFHSKGESISASLVAPSAAPKVCKLIKSLYGLRQASRQWYTKLSATIKELGFVQSQADHSLFVHSKGSSFTALLVYVDDMVITGNDHACVVSLKSVLDQKFGIKDLGSLKYFLGLEIARNKTEISLSQRKYVLEVLEEAGMTGCKPIHTPMEQKLKLSKGSGVLLSNSSQYRRLIGKLMYLTLSRLDITYAVHRLTQFLA, from the exons ATGGCTTCTGTTGAAGGAAATGACTCTATTCATATGCACAATCAATCCACACAACATGTTCCTCAACCTAACACAGAGATTAACTCTCCAAATCAATTCTTCCTTAGTGCAAGTGAGAATCCAGGTAATATCTTGGTCACTCAGCCTTTATTGGGAATGAAGAACTATCAATCTTGGTCTAGAGCTATGGTTCTAGCACTAACAGCCAAGAAAAAGATAGGATTTGTGAATGGCAAGATTGGTAAACTTGAAATTGATTCACCTTTGTACGAAGATTGGGAAAGTTGTAATACAATGGTGCTTTCTTGGTTGATCAACTCTATGCATGTTGATGTTTCAAGCAGCATCATGTACTGTGAGACTGCGAGGGAGATGTGGCTTAAATTGCAGCGTGTGTTCTCTCAAGGAAATGGACCAAAGGTTTATAATCTTCAACAAGAAATCTCACAGATAACTCAGGGACAATTATCAGTAACTGAGTATTACTCTAAATTCAAGAAGCTTTGGGATCAATTGATTCATTATGAACCACTGCCAACCTGTACTTGTGGAGCAATGAAGATTCTGAGCATTGCACATGAGAAATCTTACGTTATGAGGTTCTTAATGGGGCTCAATGAGAGTTTTGAGACTGTGAGGAGTCATATTCTAATGCTTGAGCCATTTCCCTCAATGAGCAAAGTGTATGCTCTAGTTCTGCAAGAGGAATCTCACAAAGGCATTGGTCATGGTGCTGCCTTCACACCTAAACCTGATTCAATGGCAATGTATGTCAACACCAAAGGGAATGCAGGTAATAGAGGTGGTTTTAAGAAGGAAAGGCCCTTGTGCACTCATTGTAACATGCTTGGTCACACCGTGGACAAGTGCTATAAGCTTCATGGCTATCCACCAAGTTACAAGCACAAAGGCAAGCCTAATTTCAATGCTAATCAAGTGTCTTATTCCCAAGGCCAAGCtgttgaagtttcttctaataCAGCTGCTCAGTGTCCTATTTCTAAGGCACAGTGCGAGCAATTACTTGCTCTCTTCAATTCAGGGGCTGATCAAGGTACTTCCCACCATGTTGCAAATGTCAGTACAAGTGCTGCTGTCTCTAGCATTCTTTCTGGAGCTCCTGGTGTGCCTACTGCAACTGGTGTACCTTCCACATCCCTTATATCTTCGAAAATGCAAATTCCGGCCTTGTTGATACCATGTCGG GACCTTGCTCATTGGAGCACACTTGGTATGGGTAAAGAATTCAATGGGCTCTACTTGCTGGACAAAACCATTATTTCTACACCTATCATTACAGCTTCC GGATGTGATTTTCATGAAAATTCTTTCCCTTTTGTTTATGTTTCACCTAACCTTACAGATCCTTTTCTTCCTTCTATTGTGGAAGCTTCTTGCTCTACTGGTAATGATAATTTTGTTTCACCTATTTGCATTTCTGATTCTACCCCCTTGTGTTTTGATGATAATCCTGTTTCTGTTCAGCTTGCTCCTATTGATGTTCCTTCTCATCTTCCTACTTCTTTTAGTCCTATCCAGATCTCTCCTTCTGAACAGGTACCTATTTCATCTCCACCAGTTGTTTCAGTGCCTCCAGTGCCTCTTAGGAAGTCCACCAGGGATGTCAGGTCTCCTGCTTATCTGCAGGACTATGCTCGTACTACTATTGCAGCTGGTGCCCCTTATGATCTTGCTCAATGTCTCACTTATTCTCATTTGGAACCTTGCTATCATTCCTATTTGCTAGCAGTGAGTTCTAGTCCCAAAGAACCTATTAGTTTTTCTCAAGCAGTCCAAGATCCACTTTGGAGGGCTGCTATGGACAAAGAAATTCAAGCCCTTGAGCAAAACCACACTTGGGATGTGACTACCTTGCCTCCTGGTAAGTCTCTCATTGGCTGCAAGTGGGTTTACAGAGTTAAACTCAATCCAGATGGTAGTGTGGAGAGATTTAAGGCCAGGCTAGTTGCTAAGGGGTATACTCAAAGAGAAGGGCTTGATTTCTTGGAAACTTTTTCCCCTGTTGCTAAAATTGTTTCAGTGAGAGTCTTACTTGCTCTTGCTGCTGCTAGGCAGTGGCCACTACACCAATTGGACATCGACAATGCATTCTTGCATGGAGACTTAGATGAAGAAGTCTATATGACTTTACCACCTGGTTTTCACAGTAAGGGGGAGAGTATTTCTGCCTCTTTAGTTGCTCCTTCAGCTGCTCCTAAGGTgtgtaaattaattaagtctCTCTATGGTTTGAGACAAGCCTCCAGACAATGGTACACAAAGTTGTCAGCCACTATAAAGGAGCTTGGTTTTGTCCAATCTCAGGCTGATCACTCTTTATTTGTGCACAGCAAAGGGTCTTCATTCACTGCTTTACttgtctatgttgatgatatggtaATCACTGGCAATGATCATGCTTGTGTTGTCTCACTAAAATCTGTCTTAGATCAGAAGTTTGGGATCAAGGATTTGGGATCactcaaatattttttgggtttagaaattGCAAGAAATAAGACTGAGATTAGCTTATCCCAAAGGAAGTATGTCTTAGAGGTTCTTGAGGAAGCTGGTATGACAGGATGCAAACCAATTCACACACCAATGGAACAGAAGCTGAAGTTGTCTAAAGGCAGTGGAGTTTTACTTTCCAATTCGAGCCAATATAGAAGACTCATTGGAAAGCTCATGTACTTGACCTTGAGCAGGCTAGACATCACATATGCAGTCCATAGACTTACCCAATTCTTGGCTTAG
- the LOC142640706 gene encoding arginyl-tRNA--protein transferase 2-like isoform X1, with translation MRSDGSSSSRNNSSGVESVVVDCGGHKSSCGYCKSSGRTSISHGLWANSITVYDYQDLLDRGWRRSGSFLYKPEMERTCCPAYTIRLRAADFVHSKEQLRVSRRLQRFLYGTLDIKKPVELMKDPNTSKDSCNRADNEVLNLSTEESLSNNSEKKNEAEQILHYLSEQIDNVVQTYVKSGVFPLDIQLPKASVKKVLQAKRKLLVEESEDLQYTSNIAFQIAATIRRGQSRDNDQLRLSRHSAEQNELSPKAIAEKLASSLTQLAETSGLLIKACNGHINFYSSNKQSSSDGSVQVKTVLEEAAAGCSSKKCCLKRSSEQPPPKKRRLEIRLKRSNFDPEEFALYQKYQIKVHDDTPDRVTESSYRRFLVDTPLVFVPPTGDGTVPPCGFGSFHQQYLIDGRLVAVGVIDILPKCLSSKYLFWDPDFAFLSLGKYSALQEIGWVRENQIHCPSLKYYYLGYYIHSCSKMRYKAAYYPSELLCPLRYQWISFDIARPLLDKKPYVVLSDFANLQNGELSPPDVSDNVKEVQYDDIHQDSNDPIMCEDEEMIDHEYESLNDESDDESSGLRSVEIEDGDISNIIIGLEGSRLRYKDLQRDFDSRGRSYLETQLHRYMRLVGVELSERMVYSLGSFF, from the exons atgaggAGCGACGGAAGTAGCAGCAGCAGGAATAATAGCTCAGGAGTGGAAAGCGTTGTGGTCGATTGCGGAGGGCACAAAAGCTCTTGTGGCTATTGCAAATCCTCTGGTCGCACCAGTATCTCTCACG GTTTATGGGCAAATAGCATTACAGTTTATGACTACCAAG ATCTTCTTGACCGGGGATGGAGAAGATCTGGCTCCTTCTTGTACAAACCCGAGATGGAAAGAACATGCTGCCCTGCTTATACTATTCGTCTGAGGGCAGCTGATTTTGTTCATTCTAAGGAGCAACTTCGAGTGTCTAGACGATTGCAAAG GTTTTTATATGGCACGTTGGATATTAAGAAACCAGTCGAGCTAATGAAGGATCCAAATACTTCAAAGGATTCATGCAACCGCGCTGACAATGAAGTTTTAAACTTGTCCACAGAAGAATCCTTGTCCAATAACAGTGAAAAGAAGAATGAAGCAGAACAGATATTGCATTATTTGTCTGAACAAATTGACAATGTGGTACAAACATACGTGAAAAGTGGGGTATTTCCTTTGGATATTCAATTGCCAAAAGCTTCTGTCAAAAAGGTTTTACAGGCCAAAAGGAAGCTACTTGTTGAAGAATCAGAAGATCTCCAGTACACCAGCAATATTGCATTCCAAATAGCAGCCACTATAAGGCGTGGACAATCACGTGATAACGATCAGTTAAGACTATCAAGACATTCTGCAGAACAAAATGAGTTGTCTCCAAAAGCTATTGCAGAAAAACTGGCAAGTTCTTTGACTCAGCTGGCAGAAACCTCTGGTCTGTTAATCAAGGCTTGCAATGGacacataaatttttattcttctaaCAAGCAATCTTCATCAGATGGAAGTGTTCAAGTTAAAACAGTTTTGGAAGAGGCTGCAGCGGGTTGTTCAAGTAAAAAGTGTTGTTTAAAGAGGAGCTCTGAACAACCTCCGCCAAAAAAGCGGAGGCTTGAGATCCGTCTGAAAAGGTCCAATTTTGATCCAGAAGAATTTGCTTTATATCAAAAATATCAGATTAAAGTGCATGATGATACCCCAGACCGTGTCACAGAAAGCTCATACAGGAGGTTTTTGGTTGACACTCCCTTAGTATTTGTTCCTCCAACTGGTGATGGTACTGTTCCTCCTTGTGGCTTTGGTTCTTTCCATCAGCAATATTTGATTGATGGCAGGCTAGTTGCTGTTGGTGTAATAGATATCCTCCCTAAATGTTTGTCAAGTAAATATTTGTTCTGGGACCCAGACTTTGCCTTCCTATCACTGGGAAAGTACTCAGCTCTGCAAGAGATAGGTTGGGTGAGAGAGAATCAAATCCATTGCCCTAGTCTTAAATATTACTATCTTGGCTATTATATTCATTCCTGCAGCAAAATGAGATATAAAGCGGCATATTACCCATCTGAGCTTCTCTGCCCTCTTCGGTACCA GTGGAtttcttttgatattgccaGGCCTTTGCTTGATAAAAAGCCATATGTAGTCTTATCAGATTTTGCCAATTTACAAAACGGAGAGTTGTCACCACCTGATGTGTCTGACAATGTCAAGGAAGTGCAATATGATGACATTCACCAAGACTCAAATGATCCTATTATGTGTGAAGATGAAGAAATGATTGATCATGAATATGAGAGCCTCAATGATGAATCAGACGATGAAAGCAGTGGTCTTAGATCTGTTGAAATAGAAGATGGTGACATCAGTAATATCATAATTGGGCTGGAGGGTTCTCGTTTGAGATACAAG GATCTACAACGAGATTTTGATTCCCGTGGAAGGAGTTACTTGGAAACCCAATTGCATAGGTACATGAGGCTTGTAGGTGTGGAGCTGTCTGAGCGAATGGTTTATTCACTAGGATCATTTTTCTAA